From a single Chlorocebus sabaeus isolate Y175 chromosome X, mChlSab1.0.hap1, whole genome shotgun sequence genomic region:
- the LOC119620949 gene encoding prefoldin subunit 4-like: protein MIQLWKWWFLADSIEGCQLTAPVLTLWKWLSSASTPEPPCRSGGLFSGRGTSQVTNHTWITDDASGEHEDPAAQALSLGCGKLKVPLTEAAENFNATFEDQQKVNKFARNMSRITEPKEETEVKRKQLHNLEDVCNDIMLADDDCLMIPYQIGDVFTSHSQDEAQEMLEEAKKNWQEETDALESTVVSIQRVLADLKLQLYTKFGGNINLEADEN from the exons ATGATACAGCTTTGGAAATGGTGGTTCCTAGCTGATTCCATTGAAGGCTGCCAGCTCACAGCCCCTGTCCTCACTCTCTGGAAATGGCTTTCATCAGCCAGCACCCCTGAGCCTCCCTGCAGATCCGGGGGACTCTTCTCAGGGAGAGGCACATCACAAGTCACCAACCACACTTGGAT TACTGATGATGCCTCTGGGGAGCATGAGGACCCTGCAGCCCAGGCCTTGTCCTTAGGGTGTGGGAAACTGAAGGTCCCATTGACTGAG GCTGCAGAAAATTTCAATGCTACTTTTGAAGATCAACAAAAGGTAAACAAATTTGCAAGGAATATGAGTAGGATAACAGAGCCgaaggaagaaacagaagtaaaaaggaaacaactCCACAATTTAGAAGATGTTTGCAATGACATCATGCTTGCAGATGACGACTGCTTAATGATACCTTATCAAATTGGTGATGTTTTCACTAGCCATTCTCAAGATGAAGCACAAGAAATGTtagaagaagcaaagaaaaattggCAAGAAGAAACTGATGCCTTAGAATCCACAGTGGTATCAATTCAGAGAGTGTTAGCAGATTTGAAACTTCAGTTATATACAAAATTTGGGGGTAACATAAACCTTGAAGCtgatgaaaattaa